A window from Mycobacterium botniense encodes these proteins:
- a CDS encoding FAD-binding oxidoreductase, with the protein MGLEDRDALRVLHAAIDPGDNDLVRRFYTHWFALDVSVRDLFPPDMHSQRAAFAHALHWVYGELAAHRAQEPVAFLAQLGRDHRKYGVTEAHYQTLRRALYATLRSELSDVWTEALDDAARQSLNLITGVMSGAADAEDGPAWWEGTVVEHMRVSRDLAVVRLYLDRPLPYHPGQYVNVAIPQCPRRWRYLTPAIPPDENGAIEFHVRAVPGGLVSSAIVSETRPGDRWRLSSPHGSLQVDRDGGDVLMVAGSTGLAPLRSIILDLARWAVNPRVHVFFGGRYPCELYDLPTLWQVAAQNPWLSVSPVSEYPDNPPWAADYPDVTPPRGLHVRQTGRLPEVVSRYGSWSDRQILICGGPAMVRATKAALIAKGAPPERIQHDPLSG; encoded by the coding sequence GTGGGCCTGGAGGACCGCGATGCGCTGCGGGTGCTGCATGCCGCGATCGACCCCGGTGACAACGACCTGGTCCGCCGCTTCTACACCCACTGGTTTGCTCTGGACGTCTCGGTGCGTGACCTGTTTCCCCCGGACATGCACAGTCAGCGGGCCGCCTTCGCCCACGCCCTGCACTGGGTGTACGGCGAACTGGCCGCGCACCGCGCTCAGGAGCCGGTGGCGTTTTTGGCCCAGCTCGGCCGCGACCACCGCAAATACGGTGTGACCGAGGCGCACTACCAGACTCTGCGCCGGGCGCTGTATGCGACGCTGCGCAGTGAGTTAAGCGACGTGTGGACCGAGGCTCTCGACGACGCGGCCCGCCAGTCACTGAACCTGATCACCGGGGTGATGAGTGGGGCCGCCGACGCCGAAGACGGGCCTGCCTGGTGGGAGGGGACGGTGGTCGAGCACATGCGGGTGTCGCGCGACCTGGCAGTGGTGCGGCTCTACCTGGACCGCCCGCTGCCCTACCACCCCGGGCAGTACGTGAACGTCGCGATACCCCAGTGCCCGCGGCGGTGGCGTTACCTGACCCCGGCCATCCCGCCCGACGAGAACGGCGCCATCGAATTCCATGTGCGGGCGGTCCCGGGCGGCCTGGTCAGCTCGGCGATCGTCAGTGAGACACGGCCCGGCGACCGGTGGCGGCTGTCCAGCCCGCATGGCAGTCTGCAGGTCGACCGTGACGGCGGCGACGTGTTGATGGTGGCGGGCAGCACCGGCCTCGCGCCGCTGCGCTCGATCATCCTGGATCTCGCCCGCTGGGCGGTGAACCCGCGGGTGCACGTGTTCTTCGGCGGGCGCTACCCCTGCGAGCTCTACGATCTTCCTACCCTGTGGCAGGTCGCCGCCCAGAACCCGTGGCTGTCGGTCTCACCGGTGTCGGAATATCCCGACAACCCCCCGTGGGCCGCCGACTACCCCGATGTCACCCCGCCCCGGGGACTACATGTGCGCCAAACCGGTCGGCTGCCCGAGGTGGTGAGCCGGTACGGCAGCTGGAGTGACCGGCAAATCCTGATCTGCGGCGGACCGGCCATGGTGCGCGCCACCAAGGCCGCGCTGATCGCCAAAGGCGCACCGCCGGAGCGTATCCAGCACGACCCACTCTCCGGGTAG
- a CDS encoding aldose 1-epimerase gives MHVVTLRDPVSAVTAQFVPDAGMICTSLKDRGAELLGQRGGLDSYVAKGKTMGIPILYPWANRLGANVYTVEGTTVTLTPGQNGVRLDPNGLPIHGVLAAYSGWQVRTESASELTAELDFGADPKLFASFPFPHLLTMTVSLFARNLTVRTTVTATGDQGVPVCFGFHPYLQLPGVPRADWVIETPPLRHLLLDHQGLPTGQKTEQPAACERLGDKAFDDGYDQVADGSVFAVSGGGRRLEVHFEQGYPAAQIFAPTSEDVVCFEPMTAPADALRRGGYRLARRGEPAAAVFAIRV, from the coding sequence ATGCATGTCGTCACATTGCGCGATCCCGTGTCCGCGGTGACAGCACAGTTTGTGCCGGACGCCGGCATGATCTGCACCTCGCTCAAAGATCGTGGCGCGGAGCTGCTCGGCCAGCGCGGCGGCCTGGACAGCTATGTCGCGAAGGGCAAGACCATGGGTATCCCGATTCTGTATCCGTGGGCAAACCGACTGGGCGCCAACGTATATACCGTAGAAGGCACAACGGTGACGCTGACCCCGGGCCAAAACGGTGTGCGGCTGGACCCGAACGGGTTGCCCATTCACGGTGTGTTAGCGGCCTATTCCGGATGGCAGGTGAGAACCGAATCCGCCAGTGAGCTGACCGCCGAGCTGGACTTCGGTGCGGACCCAAAGTTGTTCGCCAGTTTCCCTTTCCCGCATCTGCTCACGATGACGGTCTCGCTCTTTGCGCGCAACCTAACGGTGCGGACCACTGTCACTGCGACCGGAGACCAAGGCGTTCCAGTGTGTTTCGGCTTTCACCCCTATCTGCAGCTGCCGGGTGTTCCCCGCGCCGACTGGGTCATCGAAACACCGCCGCTACGCCACCTGCTGCTGGACCACCAAGGACTGCCTACCGGCCAGAAAACGGAACAACCCGCAGCTTGTGAAAGACTGGGCGACAAGGCCTTTGACGACGGATACGATCAGGTCGCCGACGGCTCTGTTTTCGCCGTTTCCGGTGGCGGCCGCCGTCTGGAAGTCCACTTCGAACAGGGCTATCCGGCTGCGCAGATTTTCGCGCCGACAAGCGAAGACGTGGTGTGTTTCGAACCAATGACGGCACCCGCCGACGCATTGCGCCGCGGTGGCTACCGGCTCGCACGCCGAGGAGAACCCGCCGCCGCCGTGTTCGCGATCCGCGTCTAA
- a CDS encoding heat shock protein transcriptional repressor HspR: MSQKDDSRTFLISVAAELAGMHAQTLRTYDRLGLVTPRRSSGGGRRYSERDIELLREVQRLSQDEGVNLAGIKRIIELTNQVEALQARIKEMTAELEALRASRRRDLALLPKSTALVVWQPRR; the protein is encoded by the coding sequence ATGAGTCAAAAAGACGATTCCCGCACCTTCCTGATCTCGGTGGCCGCCGAGCTGGCCGGGATGCACGCGCAGACGCTACGCACCTACGACCGGCTCGGGCTGGTGACCCCGCGGCGGAGTTCCGGTGGGGGGCGGCGGTATTCGGAACGTGACATCGAGCTGCTCCGCGAGGTGCAGCGGCTCTCCCAAGACGAGGGTGTCAATCTTGCCGGGATCAAGCGGATCATCGAGCTCACCAACCAGGTTGAGGCGCTGCAGGCGCGGATCAAGGAGATGACCGCGGAGCTGGAAGCTTTGCGGGCCAGCCGCCGCCGTGATCTGGCGCTGTTACCCAAGAGCACCGCGTTGGTGGTCTGGCAGCCGCGGCGGTAG
- the dnaJ gene encoding molecular chaperone DnaJ: MAQREWVERDFYKELGVSPDASPEEIKRAYRKLARDLHPDANPNNPQAAERFKAVSEAHSVLSDPAKRKEYDETRRLFAGGGFGRRFGAGYGGTNFGGFGMGGDGVEFNLSDLFDAASQTGGTTIGDLFGGLFGRGATQRPSRPRRGNDLETETELSFVEAAKGVAMPLRLTSPAPCTNCHGSGARPGTSPKVCPSCNGSGVISRNQGAFGFSEPCTNCRGSGSIIEHPCAQCKGTGVTTRTRTINVRIPPGVEDGQRIRLAGQGEAGLRGAPSGDLYVTVHVRPDPVFGRDGDDLTVTVPVSFAELALGTTLSVPTLDGRVGVRVPKGTADGRVLRVRGRGIPKRGGGSGDLLVTVKVAVPPNLNGAAKEALEAYAAAERASGFDPRAGWAGNRK; this comes from the coding sequence ATGGCTCAGCGCGAATGGGTCGAGAGAGACTTCTATAAGGAGCTCGGCGTCTCCCCCGACGCCAGCCCGGAGGAAATCAAACGCGCCTACCGTAAGCTGGCGCGCGACCTGCACCCTGACGCGAACCCGAACAACCCGCAGGCCGCGGAACGGTTCAAAGCGGTGTCGGAAGCGCACAGCGTGCTCTCAGACCCGGCCAAACGCAAAGAGTACGACGAAACCCGCCGCCTGTTCGCCGGCGGTGGCTTCGGTCGCCGGTTCGGTGCCGGCTATGGCGGCACCAACTTCGGCGGGTTCGGTATGGGCGGTGACGGCGTCGAATTCAACCTGAGCGATTTGTTCGACGCTGCCAGCCAAACCGGTGGAACGACGATCGGCGATTTGTTCGGAGGCTTGTTCGGCCGTGGCGCGACACAGCGCCCGAGCAGACCGCGACGCGGTAACGACCTGGAGACCGAGACTGAGCTGAGTTTCGTCGAAGCCGCCAAGGGCGTGGCGATGCCGCTGCGGCTGACCAGCCCGGCGCCGTGCACCAATTGCCACGGCAGCGGCGCGCGGCCGGGTACCAGCCCGAAAGTGTGCCCCAGCTGCAACGGTTCGGGTGTGATCAGTCGCAATCAGGGAGCATTCGGCTTCTCTGAGCCGTGCACCAACTGCCGGGGCAGCGGGTCGATCATCGAGCATCCGTGTGCGCAATGCAAGGGAACCGGAGTGACGACGCGCACCCGCACCATCAACGTGCGCATCCCACCCGGGGTCGAGGACGGGCAGCGGATTCGGCTGGCCGGACAAGGTGAGGCCGGTTTGCGTGGCGCCCCGTCCGGCGACCTGTATGTGACCGTGCATGTGCGCCCCGACCCGGTTTTCGGTCGCGACGGCGACGACCTGACCGTGACGGTTCCCGTCAGCTTCGCCGAATTAGCTTTAGGTACAACACTTTCAGTTCCAACGCTCGACGGCCGAGTCGGTGTTCGGGTGCCGAAGGGCACCGCGGACGGGCGTGTGCTGCGAGTGCGTGGACGCGGTATTCCCAAACGCGGCGGCGGCAGCGGCGATCTGCTGGTCACGGTAAAGGTCGCGGTTCCGCCAAATCTGAACGGCGCGGCCAAGGAGGCGCTGGAAGCTTATGCTGCCGCTGAGCGGGCCAGCGGGTTTGATCCGAGAGCCGGATGGGCGGGGAACCGGAAATGA
- the grpE gene encoding nucleotide exchange factor GrpE, whose product MTEGNGNAHEQVTITDKRRIDPETGEVRHVASASAQTAPSSAAPADAATADKVAELTADLQRVQADFANYRKRVLRDQQAAADRAKATVLSQLLGVLDDLERARSHGDLESGPLKSVADKLTGALTALGLSAFGAEGDDFDPLLHEAVQHEGDGSEGTKPVIGKVLRQGYKLGDQILRHALVVVVDTIPEEAAEAADTTDTVDVPAETQAVATSDNDIASAERDAESVVPEAGPDDDAARGAG is encoded by the coding sequence GTGACAGAAGGCAACGGCAACGCACACGAACAGGTAACGATTACCGACAAGCGGCGGATCGACCCGGAAACCGGCGAAGTGCGTCACGTTGCGTCCGCTTCGGCGCAAACCGCGCCGAGTTCGGCGGCCCCGGCCGATGCAGCGACCGCGGACAAGGTCGCCGAACTGACCGCCGACCTGCAGCGGGTGCAAGCCGACTTCGCCAACTACCGCAAGCGCGTGCTGCGCGACCAGCAAGCGGCAGCAGACCGGGCCAAAGCCACTGTGCTCAGTCAGTTACTGGGTGTACTCGATGATCTCGAGCGTGCCCGTAGCCACGGTGATTTGGAATCCGGTCCGTTAAAGTCGGTCGCCGACAAGCTGACCGGCGCGCTGACCGCACTGGGTCTGTCCGCGTTCGGCGCCGAGGGCGACGACTTCGACCCGCTGCTGCACGAAGCTGTGCAGCATGAGGGCGACGGGTCTGAGGGCACCAAGCCGGTGATCGGCAAGGTGTTGCGGCAGGGCTACAAACTCGGCGACCAGATTCTGCGGCATGCCTTGGTGGTCGTGGTCGACACCATCCCCGAGGAGGCCGCCGAGGCCGCTGACACCACCGACACGGTTGATGTCCCCGCTGAAACACAGGCTGTCGCGACATCCGATAACGACATCGCCTCAGCTGAGCGGGACGCAGAATCAGTAGTACCGGAGGCCGGGCCCGACGACGATGCGGCCCGTGGAGCGGGGTGA